The Heterodontus francisci isolate sHetFra1 chromosome 13, sHetFra1.hap1, whole genome shotgun sequence genome includes a region encoding these proteins:
- the naa20 gene encoding N-alpha-acetyltransferase 20 isoform X1: MTTLRAFCCDDLFRFNNINLDPLTETYGIPFYLQYLAHWPEYFIVAEAPGGELMGYIMGKAEGSVAREEWHGHVTALSVAPEFRRLGLAAKLMELLEEISERKGGFFVDLFVRVSNQVAVNMYKQLGYSVYRTVIEYYSASNGEPDEDAYDMRKALSRDTEKKSIIPLPHPVRPEDIE, encoded by the exons AAATTTGGATCCACTTACAGAAACT TATGGGATCCCCTTCTATCTGCAGTATCTAGCTCATTGGCCAGAGTATTTTATCGTTGCTGAGGCACCTGGAGGAGAGTTAATGGGATACA TTATGGGGAAAGCTGAAGGATCAGTGGCAAGAGAGGAATGGCATGGGCATGTAACGGCTTTATCTGTAGCTCCAGAATTTAGACGCTTGGGATTAGCAGCTAAACTAATGGAACTGCTGGAGGAAATATCTGAAAG AAAGGGTGGATTCTTTGTGGATCTATTTGTACGAGTATCTAATCAAGTGGCAGTGAATATGTACAAGCAGCTTGGCTACAGTGTTTACCGGACTGTGATAGAGTACTACTCAGCAAGCAACGGAGAACCTGATGAAGATGCTTACG ATATGAGAAAAGCCTTATCAAGGGATACAGAGAAGAAATCAATaataccccttcctcacccagttagGCCTGAAGATATCGAATAA
- the naa20 gene encoding N-alpha-acetyltransferase 20 isoform X2: MIALVSCGESRFNIKLSDFWQIMLALYFHISQFRLGKFMGKAEGSVAREEWHGHVTALSVAPEFRRLGLAAKLMELLEEISERKGGFFVDLFVRVSNQVAVNMYKQLGYSVYRTVIEYYSASNGEPDEDAYDMRKALSRDTEKKSIIPLPHPVRPEDIE; this comes from the exons ATGATTGCACTGGTTTCCTGTGGGGAATCTCGGTTTAATATAAAACTCAGTGACTTTTGGCAAATTATGCTGGCCCTTTATTTTCATATATCACAATTCAGATTGGGAAAAT TTATGGGGAAAGCTGAAGGATCAGTGGCAAGAGAGGAATGGCATGGGCATGTAACGGCTTTATCTGTAGCTCCAGAATTTAGACGCTTGGGATTAGCAGCTAAACTAATGGAACTGCTGGAGGAAATATCTGAAAG AAAGGGTGGATTCTTTGTGGATCTATTTGTACGAGTATCTAATCAAGTGGCAGTGAATATGTACAAGCAGCTTGGCTACAGTGTTTACCGGACTGTGATAGAGTACTACTCAGCAAGCAACGGAGAACCTGATGAAGATGCTTACG ATATGAGAAAAGCCTTATCAAGGGATACAGAGAAGAAATCAATaataccccttcctcacccagttagGCCTGAAGATATCGAATAA